In Pseudomonas cannabina, the genomic window CGGTCGGCGTCAGCCTGCCGGTGACCCTAGTATACGACCATCCCACCCCTCGCGCCGTCGTCACCTATCTGCGCGGCGTCCTCGGGCTGCAGTCACCGAGCCAGCGCCAGGCCGCACCCATCGTGACGGGCTCGCACCATGACGAGCCCATCGCCATCATCGGCATGAGCTGTCGTTATCCGGGTGGTGCCAACAGCCCGGAAGCGCTCTGGACGCTGTTGATGCAAGAGCGGGACGCGATCAGCGAGTACCCGACCGACCGCGGTTGGGACACCACCAAGCTCTACGATTCCGAGCCCGGACGGTTCGGCAAGATATCCACCCGCACCAGTGGTTTCCTGCATGATGCCTCGGCCTTCGATCCGGCCTTCTTCGGTATCTCGCCGCGTGAAGCCCTCACCTTGGAACCTCAGCAGCGCCTGTTGCTGGAGGTTTGCTGGGAGGCCCTGGAGCGTGCGGGAATAGACCCGGCCTCGTTGCATGGCTCCCTGACCGGGGTCTACGCCGGCATCATGGGGACGGAGTACGGCACCCAGATCCAGCACGCCTCGGAGGACGTGACCGGCTATGGCTACATGGGCACGGCCACCTGCGTAGCCGCGGGCCGGGTGTCCTACTGCCTAGGCCTGCAGGGACCGGCGCTGGCGATCGATACCGCCTGTTCGTCCTCGTTGGTGGCCATCCATACCGCCTGCGAAGCGCTGCGTAGCAACGACTGCCAGTTGGCCCTGGCCGGCGGGGTCACGGTCATGCCGACCCCCGGCGTGCTGATCGACTTTTCCCAGCAGCGGGTTCTGGCCCCTGACGGCCGCTGCAAGGCCTTCTCGGCGTCGGCCGATGGCGTTGGCCTGGGCGAAGGCGTGGGCATGCTGGTGCTCGAACGCCTCTCCCAGGCGCAAGCCAAGGGGCGCTTGATCCTCGGCGTCATCCGCGGCAGCGCCGTCAACCAGGACGGCGCCTCCAACGGCCTGACCGCGCCCAATGGCACCGCGCAACAGCAGGTCATTCGCCACGCCCTGGCCAATGCGGGTTTGCAGCCCGAGGACGTGGATGCCGTCGATGCCCACGGCACGGGCACCCGCCTTGGAGATCCCATCGAAGCCAATGCCCTGCTGGCCACCTATGGCCAGCGCCCGGCGGAGCGGCCGCTGCTGCTGGGCTCGATTAAGTCAAACACCGGCCATACCCAGGCCGCCGCCGGGGTCGCCAGCCTGATGAAGATGGTGATGGCCCTGCGCACAGGCACCCTGCCCCGCAGCCTGCACATCACCGCGCCCTCCACCGAGGTGGATTGGTCGACCGGTGCTATCGAGCTGCTCAGCGAACGACGCCCTTGGCCAAACGTAGCCGACCGGCCGCGCCGCGCCGGGATTTCCTCTTTCGGGGTCTCCGGCACCAATGCGCACCTGATTGTCGAAGAATACGTTGCCCCCGCGGCAACAAGCGCCTGCCAGGTGCCCGAGACCCAGGCTTCGTTGTGGCCGCTGGCAGCCAAGAGCACCGAAGCCCTGCGCGATGTTGCCGCACGCCTGCACGGCCATGTGCTCGAGCAAGCGCACCTGGCGCCGGACGATATCGGCTACACCCTAGGCGTCTCACGCAGCGGCTTCCCCTTCCGCGCCGCGCTGCGCGGCACCTCGCGCGAGGCACTCTTGGAAGCCTTGCATGCGCTAGCGAGCGGTACGGACCATCCGTGCCTGCTCCAGGGCGCGGCGCAGGTCCGGGGGCGCAAGCGGGTCTTCATCTTTCCCGGTCAGGGCTCCCAGTGGGCCGGCATGGGTATGGAGCTGTACGCCGCCTTCGCCGTCTATCGCCAAACCATCGACCAGGTCGAGACCGCGCTGCAGCCCTATGTCGACTGGTCGCTGGTCGCGGTGCTGCGTGGCGAGGAAGGTGCACCTTCGCTCGAGCGTATCGACGTGGTCCAGCCCGCCCTGTTCGCGGTGATGGTGGCCATCGCCCGCCTTTGGCAGTCGCTGGGCTGTACCCCGGACGCGGTGATTGGTCACTCGCAGGGCGAGATCGCCGCGGCCTATATCGCCGGGGCCCTGAAGCTGGAGGATGCGGTCAAGATCCTGGCCATCCGCTCGCAGCTGATGCTGGCCCAGGCCGGCACCGGCGCCATGGCTACCGTCGTCCTGCCGGAGCAGCAGGCCGCCGAACTGGCCGCGCGGGTGGACGCCTCGCTGACGCTGGCGGTCTTCAACAGTCCTAGCAGCACGGTGATCTCCGGCGCCACCAACGCCATCGCGCGGCTCCTGGAAACCTGCAAGCGAGAACGCATCGTCGCCAGGCGCGTCGCGGTCGACGTGGCGGGGCACTCCCCACAGATCGAAGTCCTGCGTCCCCAGTTGCTGGCGCGCTTCGCCGACCTGCGACCCCAGGCGACGCAGATCCCCTTCCACAGCACCGTCGCCGGACGCAATCCTGCCGTCTCCCTGGATGGCCGCCAGCTGGACGCGGGCTATTGGTGCGACAACCTCTGCCTGCCAGTGCGCTTCGCCGACACGGTCCAGGCGCTGAGCAGCGCAGGCGACGTCACCTTCATTGAATGCAGTCCCCATCCGGTCCTCTTGCCACCACTGGAAGAAACGATTGGCGACCAGACCAGCAGCCTCGGTTCGCTGCAACGCAACAAGCCTGCGGTCGATTGCCTTGTGGCAGGTATCTCGCAGCTCTACCTTGAGGGTCACTCGTTGAGCTGGCGGGCGCTGTATCCCCAGGGACGCATCGTCGAACTGCCCACCTATCCGTTCGATCACAAGCCGTTCTGGCTTACCGGACAAGGGCCGACCGATGTCACCGGTGCGGGCCAGCGAGCCACCCAGCACCCACTGCTGAGCGCGGCCGTGGATCTACCCGAGGGTGGCCTGCTGCTGACCGGCACCCTCGGACTTGGCGCCCATCCGTGGCTGGCAGATCACGCTGCGGCCGGCGTGGTACTGCTGCCCGGGACCGCCTACCTAGACATGCTGGTGTTTGCTGCGGCCCAGACCGACTGCACCCAGTTGCTGGAGTTGACGCTACAGGCACCCTTGGTGCTGGAGCAGCAGGGGCAGATCGACCTGTTGCTCACGGTGAGCCGAGCGGAAGCCGAAGGCCTGCGCCAGGCCAGCCTGTATGCGCGACGCCATGGCGATGCCACCGCCGGTTGGACCCTGCACGCCAATGCGCAGATGGTGCCGATGCCCCCCCAGATACTGATACCGCTCGACCAGGCCTGGCCACCGACGGCCGCCATCCCCTTGGACAGCGCCGCGCTCTATGAACGGCTCAGCGAGGCCGGCTACGAGTACGGCCTGGCCTTCCGCGGGCTCACCGCCGCTTGGCAGGACGGCGAACGGACCTACGTCGAGGTAAGCCTACCCGAGACCCTGCCCAGCGGCACCCACGTCCTGCACCCCGCCCTGCTGGATGCGGCCCTGCATCCCTTGGCACTGGCTGACGAAGAAGCCGCCGCGCCATTACGGCTGCCCTTCGCCTTCGCTGGCGTCAGCGTGACCGCGGATCGCCCGCGCCAGCTCCGCGCAGTGCTGCAGCGCACTCAGGCCGAGACCTATTCGATCAGCGCCTATGACGAGACGGGTAACTCCCTGTTGCACATCGCCGCGCTCCAGCTGCGCCCGGCCTCCCGCGACACCCTGCGAGATCTGGCCCGTGTCCAGCCCGCCCATGACCTGCTGCGGCTCACCTGGAGCCAGTTGTCGGCACGACCGCGCGTGCAGCGAGCCGTGACGCGCTGGGTACGGATAGGCACCGCCGAGCCAGGGCTCAGCAGCGCGCCGACCTATCCCTCTCTTACGGCTCTCGGCCAAGCGTTGGAGTCCAGCACCACACCACCCGATGTCCTGGTCTGGCACTTGCCCGAGGTGCAGGGCGCGAACAGCGCGCTGGCGACCCGCCAGCTATGCGTCGAGGTGATCGCCCAACTGCAGGTCTGGCTAGCCGAAGAGCGTCTGGCCGATACCCGGCTGCTGGTAGTGACCCGCAAGGCCAACGCGACGGTCGCCGGTGAAGCCGTCGATCCGGCTCATGCTGCCCTCTGGGGTTTGCTGCACAGCGCGCAGAACGAGAATCCGGGGCGCTTGTTGCTGCTGGACACCGAGGGCCCCTTGGCCGATCCGGCACCATTGCAGGCCGTGCTGGCCAGCGACCAGCGCCAGTTGGCTCTGCGGCGCGGCCAGCTGCTGGTTCCGCACCTGACCCGCAGCGGCCCGAACAGCGTTCTCACGCCGCCGCTGGGCGGTGGTGCCTGGCGGCTAGAGATCACGCGTGCAGGCAATCTCGACGACCTGGCGTTGCAACCGGAACACCAAGCCGAGGCTCCATTGGAAAACGGCCAGATACGCTTGGCAGTGCGCGCCGCCGGGGTCAATTTCTACGACGTGGTCTGTGCCCTAGGGCTGATTCCGCCGCAACACAAACTAGGGACGGAAGCCGCAGGTATCGTCACCGAAGTCGGCACGGGCGTCACCGACCTGCGGCCCGGCGATCGTGTTCTGGTAATGAGCGAAGGCGCCTTCGGCCCGCTGCTGGTCGCCAACCAGCGCGCGGCGCGCAAACTGCCCGCCGACTGGACCTTCGCCCAAGCCGCCGGCTTCCCGGTAGCCTTCCTGACCGCCTACTACAGCCTGGTCCGGCTCGCCCAGGTGCGTCCCGGTGACAAGGTGCTGATCCACGCGGCCGCAGGCGGCGTCGGCCAAGCGGCGATCCAGTTGGCGAAACATCTGGGCGCCGAGGTCTTCGCCACCGCCCACCCGGACAAATGGCCGATCCTGAAGGCCTTGGGCATCGCCCCGGATCATATCGCCACTTCGCGGGATCTGAGTTTCGCCGGCCGCTTCGGCGCCCTGCTTGGCGAAGCGGGGATGGATGTAGTGCTCAACTCCCTGACCGGCGAAGCGATCGACGTATCCTTGGCCTTGCTCGGTCGCGGCGGACGCTTCATCGAACTGGGCAAAACCGAGGTACGCGAGCCCGCCGCAGTCGCGCTTCAGTATCCCGGACGCCACTATCATTACCTAGATCGACCGGACCAGGATCCACAGGACACCGGGCGTATGCTCGACGAGCTGCTCGGCTTGGTGCACGACCGGATACTGACGCCCCTGCCGGTCACAGCCTTCGACCTGCGCGATGCTGTCCAGGCCCTGCGCTGGATGCAACAGGGGCGCCACACCGGCAAGGTGGTGCTGACCCTGCCGCGCACCCTAGACCCGGACGGCACGGTACTGATCACCGGCGGCACCGGCACCCTGGGTAGCCTGGCGGCACGCCATCTGGTCGCCACCGGGCAAGCCCGGCATCTGGTATTGGCCAGCCGCAGTGGCACCCAGGCGGACGGCGCCCTGGCGCTGCGCCAGGAGTTAGAGGCCGCGGGCGCCCAGGTCCGGCTGGCAGCCTGCGACCTAGCCGATCCCGAGTCCGTCGAACGCTTGCTCAACTCGCTGCCTGCCGAGCACCCGCTTACCGCCATCATCCATACCGCCGGGGTCCTAGCCGATGCCACCCTGCCCAACCTAGGCCCCGAGGAGCTGGAGCGGGTCTTCGTGCCCAAGGCGGACGCCGCCTGGATGCTGCATGAGCGCACCCGCCAGCTGGATCTGGCGGCGTTCGTCCTCTACTCTTCCAGCGCCGGCACACTGGGCAGTCCCGGCCAGGCCAACTATGCCGCGGCCAACCGCTTCCTCGATGCTCTGGCGCAGACGCGGCAGCGTCAGGGGCTGCCGGCGACCTCCCTGGCCTGGGGCTGGTGGCAGCCGGTCACCGGGCTCTCCAGCCGCCTCACGGCGGCGGATAATGCGCGGATCGCCCGCACGGGCTTTGCGCCCATCACCCCCGAGCATGGTCACGCGCTGCTCGACACGGCGATCGCCGCGCCCCAAGCATTCTTCGTCGCGGCACCGCTCAATCCGCAGACGCTACGCAAGAATGCCCAGGCGGGTACCTTGCACCCACTGTTCGAGCGTCTGGGGGGGGGCAGCCCCGGCGCGCGGGGCAGCGAGGGTCCGGCAAAGGTGCAGGACCTGCGCCAGCTACTGGCCGGACTTGACCCTCAAGCCCGAACCAAGCAGTTGCAGACCGTCATCGCGACCCAGGTCGCCGCCATCTTGGGCCTGGACGGTCCGGGCCAGGTGCTACCGGAGGCGACCTTCAAGGAGAGTGGCATCGATTCGCTGATGGCGCTCGAGCTGCGCAACCGGTTGGCTACCGCCGCGGGGCTAAGGCTAGCGGCGACCCTTACCTACGATCAGCCGACACCGGCCGCCTTGGCGGCCTACCTGAACGACGCCTTGTTCCCCGACGGCGGTGCCCCCGACGCGGACACCGCGGCGATAGACGAGCCCAAGGTGCGAGCGCTGCTCGCCAGCCTGTCGCTGAGCGCCTTGCG contains:
- a CDS encoding type I polyketide synthase, which produces MNERYGNNLPGSCCALSNRIDWTSPSRSTPSGKKAAVNRFQYFCRSLPVTTFTVPLILSDASPAALAATAQRLRAEHETRSFAEWQVFCRQQLTRDHAEYRAAILATDQASLLKGLDMLARGRASRHLVLGRADQLRQPVLVFPGQGPLWPRMTTRLSATLPSYQQALHRHGDLIEARIGWNPARALAEGERIERLLRIQPLQFALACSLAETWQAFGIEPAAVIGHSVGEAAAAHVGGYLDEASGAALTVLWGETLTAIEGQGGMLSVAAALDDIKPLLDDQESLSVAAINAPRSVTLSGTLMALDALQARLTDAGFWAWRVPGGQVAGHGPQVEPLRDAVTSRAPAKVMDGQIPYYSSVSGGRQNGEHLDVDYWFRVLRETVRFQDSLQALIADGHRLFIEVSPHPVLTSLIDEALRGAGVVGGAVATLDQRKDDRESLLQAMAHAFVHGAPVDWSQVIERLLPEGSTSAQLAPGEPTAATAGDDTLAAANLSQLGEPEQCRLLLKLLAQEMETLIGQPFASETQAFRDCGFTSLHVVEFAQAVSAAVGVSLPVTLVYDHPTPRAVVTYLRGVLGLQSPSQRQAAPIVTGSHHDEPIAIIGMSCRYPGGANSPEALWTLLMQERDAISEYPTDRGWDTTKLYDSEPGRFGKISTRTSGFLHDASAFDPAFFGISPREALTLEPQQRLLLEVCWEALERAGIDPASLHGSLTGVYAGIMGTEYGTQIQHASEDVTGYGYMGTATCVAAGRVSYCLGLQGPALAIDTACSSSLVAIHTACEALRSNDCQLALAGGVTVMPTPGVLIDFSQQRVLAPDGRCKAFSASADGVGLGEGVGMLVLERLSQAQAKGRLILGVIRGSAVNQDGASNGLTAPNGTAQQQVIRHALANAGLQPEDVDAVDAHGTGTRLGDPIEANALLATYGQRPAERPLLLGSIKSNTGHTQAAAGVASLMKMVMALRTGTLPRSLHITAPSTEVDWSTGAIELLSERRPWPNVADRPRRAGISSFGVSGTNAHLIVEEYVAPAATSACQVPETQASLWPLAAKSTEALRDVAARLHGHVLEQAHLAPDDIGYTLGVSRSGFPFRAALRGTSREALLEALHALASGTDHPCLLQGAAQVRGRKRVFIFPGQGSQWAGMGMELYAAFAVYRQTIDQVETALQPYVDWSLVAVLRGEEGAPSLERIDVVQPALFAVMVAIARLWQSLGCTPDAVIGHSQGEIAAAYIAGALKLEDAVKILAIRSQLMLAQAGTGAMATVVLPEQQAAELAARVDASLTLAVFNSPSSTVISGATNAIARLLETCKRERIVARRVAVDVAGHSPQIEVLRPQLLARFADLRPQATQIPFHSTVAGRNPAVSLDGRQLDAGYWCDNLCLPVRFADTVQALSSAGDVTFIECSPHPVLLPPLEETIGDQTSSLGSLQRNKPAVDCLVAGISQLYLEGHSLSWRALYPQGRIVELPTYPFDHKPFWLTGQGPTDVTGAGQRATQHPLLSAAVDLPEGGLLLTGTLGLGAHPWLADHAAAGVVLLPGTAYLDMLVFAAAQTDCTQLLELTLQAPLVLEQQGQIDLLLTVSRAEAEGLRQASLYARRHGDATAGWTLHANAQMVPMPPQILIPLDQAWPPTAAIPLDSAALYERLSEAGYEYGLAFRGLTAAWQDGERTYVEVSLPETLPSGTHVLHPALLDAALHPLALADEEAAAPLRLPFAFAGVSVTADRPRQLRAVLQRTQAETYSISAYDETGNSLLHIAALQLRPASRDTLRDLARVQPAHDLLRLTWSQLSARPRVQRAVTRWVRIGTAEPGLSSAPTYPSLTALGQALESSTTPPDVLVWHLPEVQGANSALATRQLCVEVIAQLQVWLAEERLADTRLLVVTRKANATVAGEAVDPAHAALWGLLHSAQNENPGRLLLLDTEGPLADPAPLQAVLASDQRQLALRRGQLLVPHLTRSGPNSVLTPPLGGGAWRLEITRAGNLDDLALQPEHQAEAPLENGQIRLAVRAAGVNFYDVVCALGLIPPQHKLGTEAAGIVTEVGTGVTDLRPGDRVLVMSEGAFGPLLVANQRAARKLPADWTFAQAAGFPVAFLTAYYSLVRLAQVRPGDKVLIHAAAGGVGQAAIQLAKHLGAEVFATAHPDKWPILKALGIAPDHIATSRDLSFAGRFGALLGEAGMDVVLNSLTGEAIDVSLALLGRGGRFIELGKTEVREPAAVALQYPGRHYHYLDRPDQDPQDTGRMLDELLGLVHDRILTPLPVTAFDLRDAVQALRWMQQGRHTGKVVLTLPRTLDPDGTVLITGGTGTLGSLAARHLVATGQARHLVLASRSGTQADGALALRQELEAAGAQVRLAACDLADPESVERLLNSLPAEHPLTAIIHTAGVLADATLPNLGPEELERVFVPKADAAWMLHERTRQLDLAAFVLYSSSAGTLGSPGQANYAAANRFLDALAQTRQRQGLPATSLAWGWWQPVTGLSSRLTAADNARIARTGFAPITPEHGHALLDTAIAAPQAFFVAAPLNPQTLRKNAQAGTLHPLFERLGGGSPGARGSEGPAKVQDLRQLLAGLDPQARTKQLQTVIATQVAAILGLDGPGQVLPEATFKESGIDSLMALELRNRLATAAGLRLAATLTYDQPTPAALAAYLNDALFPDGGAPDADTAAIDEPKVRALLASLSLSALREADLLAPMLQLALHPSGTAPPQATDLATASADELVALALRTQE